The following is a genomic window from Stenotrophomonas maltophilia.
GCCGGCCTGGCCACCCAGGCCCATGCCGGCTCCGCCGCGCTGGACCAGCTGGCAGCCAGTGAGGCCTGTGACACCGTGGTGGCCGCCATCGTCGGTGCCGCCGGCCTGTCCTCGACCCTGGCCGCCGCGGCCGCCGGCAAGCGCGTCCTGCTGGCCAACAAGGAATCGCTGGTCCTGGCCGGTGAACTGCTGACCCGCACCGCCGAGCGTGCCGGCGCCGAGATCATCCCGATCGACAGCGAGCACAGCGCGATCTTCCAGTGCCTGCGCTCGCGCGACGCCAGCCTCGACGGCGCCGGCGTGCGCCGGATCCTGCTGACCGCCTCCGGCGGCCCGTTCCGTGGCCGCACGCGTGCCGAGCTGGCCCAGGTCACCCCGGCACAGGCCGTGGCCCACCCGAAGTGGTCGATGGGGCCGAAGATCTCGGTCGATTCGGCGACGTTGATGAACAAGGGCCTGGAAGTGATCGAGGCCCATCACCTGTTCGCGGTGCCTGGCGAGCGCATCGAGGTACTGGTGCATCCGCAGAGCCTGGTGCATTCGCTGGTCGAGTTCGTCGACGGCTCCACCCTGGCGCAGATGGGCCTGCCGGACATGCGCACCACCCTGGCCGTCGGCCTGGGCTGGCCGCGACGCATTGAATCGGGCGTGGCCGGGCTGGACCTGCTGGCGCAGGGCCGGCTCGATTTCGAAGCCCCCGACACTGACGCCTTCCCCTGCCTGGCGCTGGCCTGGCAGGCGATGCAGGCCGGCGGCACCGCCCCGGCGGTGCTGAACGCTGCCAACGAAGAGGCGGTTTCAGCGTTTCTTCAGGGCCGGATCGGTTTCCTGACCATCCCGGAGCTGGTTGCTAACGCTCTTTCAACACTGCCGACCGAACCAGCCGATACACTGGAGGTCCTGTTGTCCGCCGACCAGCGGGCACGCCAGCTGACCCTGAACGCCATCGCCGCCGCCTGAACGACCGCCTCGCCCAGCATGACGACGCCGCCCCTGTCCGCCACTGTGAGCCTGCATGACTGATTTCATCGGATCGGTCTGGTGGATGATTGTCAGCCTCGGGCTGCTGGTCACGTTCCACGAGTTCGGGCATTACTGGGTCGGCCGCCTGTGCGGCGTCAAGGTGCTGCGCTTCTCGGTCGGCTTCGGGCGGCCGCTGTGGTCGCGCCGCGACCGCCATGGCACCGAGTTCGCCATCGCCGCCATCCCGCTCGGCGGCTATGTGAAATTCCTCGACGAGCGCGAGGTCGAGGTCCACCCGCATGAACGCGGCCAGGCCTTC
Proteins encoded in this region:
- a CDS encoding 1-deoxy-D-xylulose-5-phosphate reductoisomerase; its protein translation is MNAAADLRRVAVFGATGSIGASTLDVITRHPQRYQATVLAAGRQVQALLALCRQHAPAHAVIADESLYAELRDGLREAGLATQAHAGSAALDQLAASEACDTVVAAIVGAAGLSSTLAAAAAGKRVLLANKESLVLAGELLTRTAERAGAEIIPIDSEHSAIFQCLRSRDASLDGAGVRRILLTASGGPFRGRTRAELAQVTPAQAVAHPKWSMGPKISVDSATLMNKGLEVIEAHHLFAVPGERIEVLVHPQSLVHSLVEFVDGSTLAQMGLPDMRTTLAVGLGWPRRIESGVAGLDLLAQGRLDFEAPDTDAFPCLALAWQAMQAGGTAPAVLNAANEEAVSAFLQGRIGFLTIPELVANALSTLPTEPADTLEVLLSADQRARQLTLNAIAAA